The Aureitalea marina genome includes a window with the following:
- a CDS encoding ornithine cyclodeaminase family protein has translation MRSLPFISGSFIEEKTRYQALTEVLRSGFSNKEIVCPSRHHHQFDNWHLDNETTMLLMPAWNPGEVGGIKVVNINPGYYNSGRPSIQGAYLLMDANKGDFLAVLDGAALTAKRTAATSALASTYLSRPESSKLLMIGTGILSREMILAHAAVRPIEEVMIWGRTTEKIQSVQESIKKEAFRKVDHLSLEEGLAWADIICCATSATQPLILGKYLKPGQHLDLVGSFKPHAREADDDVIRRSRIFLDEMATGLVESGDIVIPLKTGILKKEEIVGDLFQLCRSEITGRKNDQEISLFKSVGHAVEDLVAAKHYLDLYHANL, from the coding sequence GTGCGCAGTCTACCATTTATCTCGGGCTCATTCATAGAAGAGAAAACCCGGTATCAGGCACTGACCGAGGTACTGCGGTCTGGCTTTTCCAATAAAGAGATCGTCTGTCCCAGCCGGCATCACCACCAGTTTGACAATTGGCATTTGGACAACGAGACCACCATGCTACTCATGCCGGCCTGGAACCCAGGTGAGGTTGGAGGGATTAAAGTTGTAAATATAAATCCTGGTTACTACAACTCAGGCAGACCCAGCATACAGGGGGCCTACCTGCTTATGGATGCCAACAAGGGTGATTTTCTCGCCGTATTAGATGGAGCAGCCCTCACGGCCAAGCGGACTGCTGCTACCTCTGCCCTGGCTTCAACTTATTTAAGCAGACCAGAGAGTTCTAAACTTCTCATGATCGGAACCGGGATCTTGTCCAGAGAAATGATCCTGGCTCATGCTGCAGTAAGACCAATCGAAGAGGTTATGATCTGGGGTCGTACCACGGAGAAGATTCAATCCGTTCAGGAAAGCATAAAAAAAGAAGCATTCCGAAAAGTGGATCATTTGTCCTTGGAGGAAGGATTAGCATGGGCGGATATAATCTGTTGTGCCACCTCCGCAACCCAACCTTTGATACTAGGAAAATATCTCAAGCCCGGGCAACACCTGGATCTTGTAGGTAGTTTTAAACCCCATGCCCGAGAAGCCGATGATGACGTGATTCGCAGAAGCCGGATCTTCCTGGACGAGATGGCCACTGGCCTAGTGGAAAGTGGTGACATCGTCATACCCCTGAAAACCGGGATCTTGAAAAAAGAGGAAATCGTTGGCGATCTCTTCCAGCTTTGCCGTAGTGAAATTACCGGCAGAAAGAACGACCAGGAAATTAGCTTATTCAAATCTGTAGGCCATGCAGTAGAAGATCTGGTGGCCGCCAAACATTACCTCGATCTCTACCATGCGAATTTATAA
- a CDS encoding heme NO-binding domain-containing protein, producing MKGIIFTEFLELVEEKFGLEMVDTIIKSSELKSNGVYTGVGTYSFGEMVQLLGNLSKETAIAPDDLLYVFAEHLFATLATNYPGLMNTYSDPMDLLSSIESHIHVEVRKIYSDAELPTFTVISRSDSELVMDYQSSRALYSLGHGLMQQTFNHFDQSADISYQKLKDDGTKVRFTIRKK from the coding sequence ATGAAAGGAATAATTTTCACTGAATTCCTCGAATTGGTCGAGGAGAAATTTGGGCTGGAAATGGTGGATACCATTATCAAATCCTCAGAATTGAAGTCCAATGGAGTTTACACAGGGGTAGGCACCTACTCCTTTGGTGAGATGGTTCAGTTATTGGGTAACCTGAGCAAGGAAACAGCTATCGCGCCTGATGATCTGCTTTACGTATTTGCAGAACACTTATTTGCTACCCTGGCCACGAATTATCCTGGATTGATGAACACCTACAGCGATCCTATGGATTTGTTGAGTTCCATCGAATCCCATATCCATGTCGAAGTTCGCAAGATATATTCGGATGCCGAGCTTCCGACCTTCACCGTGATATCCAGATCTGACTCAGAACTGGTCATGGATTATCAGTCTAGCAGAGCCTTGTATAGCCTGGGCCACGGACTTATGCAACAAACCTTCAATCACTTTGACCAATCTGCCGATATTTCCTATCAAAAACTAAAGGATGATGGGACAAAGGTTCGATTTACCATTCGAAAGAAATGA
- a CDS encoding LytR/AlgR family response regulator transcription factor — MRCIIVDDEAAARAIVAYLCEQIPDLEIVGEFSNAIQAIKFLNKNEVDLAFLDIHMPDFTGFDFIESLPDPPQIILTTSDRNFAIEAFSYDCIIDYLVKPLEKERFEKAVRKATPKSESSASSASGSDSQSDSGKELYVNIDRRLIKIEFEKIRIIEAKGDYILIKTDDKNFTVHSTLKKIEEKLPDYLFLKIHRSYVINITKIIDIEDNSVLIDRDVIPISRANRPELMKRLNLL; from the coding sequence ATGCGATGTATCATCGTAGATGACGAAGCGGCCGCCAGGGCGATCGTTGCTTACTTATGTGAACAAATTCCAGACCTTGAAATCGTAGGCGAATTTTCCAACGCCATTCAGGCCATTAAATTTTTGAATAAAAATGAAGTTGATCTTGCATTCCTAGATATTCATATGCCGGATTTTACGGGATTCGATTTCATTGAATCACTGCCCGATCCACCTCAAATCATCTTGACCACATCAGATCGTAATTTTGCCATCGAAGCCTTTAGTTACGACTGTATAATTGATTACCTGGTTAAACCCCTGGAGAAAGAACGATTTGAAAAGGCGGTTAGGAAGGCTACACCCAAATCGGAAAGTTCTGCATCGTCAGCCTCCGGATCAGATTCCCAATCCGACAGTGGAAAAGAATTATATGTCAATATTGATCGTCGTCTGATCAAAATCGAATTTGAAAAGATTCGGATCATCGAGGCAAAAGGAGATTATATTCTCATTAAGACAGATGATAAGAACTTCACGGTTCACTCCACGCTAAAGAAGATCGAAGAGAAACTGCCGGACTATCTATTCTTGAAGATACATCGATCGTATGTGATCAACATCACCAAGATCATCGATATTGAGGATAATAGTGTTCTTATTGACCGGGATGTCATACCGATCAGTCGGGCGAATCGTCCTGAATTGATGAAGCGGTTAAACCTGCTTTAA
- a CDS encoding M56 family metallopeptidase has product MEIYLLKSTLCLAIFFAIYKGVLENQPVHRFKRFYLLIAMVASLTFPLVTFEVTNYISKEELGQVIVYQDNGVQEISNTINWSLWLWGIYVFGVLVMFSRFMINLMDIFQKIDANPKRKEGSITHVLMRERITPHTFLRFIFFQKSAIEKQEIPESVLIHEHTHAKQAHSLDIILIELLQVVFWFNPLFYLLKKSIKLNHEFLADQAVIDQGKNIGEYQHTLLDFSTLQNAHPMANAMDYSSIKKRLTIMKKSHSKWKSRLGVSLVLPLLAVMLYSFSSRTVHEVPVYNESMETEIELVDQVISKEIEIRIKKNTIEVNGQSTKLDNFAATVDRVTSSWSEQDYMDAKFDISISNPDKGFVEKVNREFKKTKLYKARPNDFGLVPPPPPPPDAINAKTPPPPPPPPPAPKVKIVKDGVTVIEEIEVDSPGSEIIVIEEIENDNGKVIIKNKEGKVLKEVPSDAEVIEIIEIKEDADKSVYKVKTTKSGKEVKIVEIGDEDVIKVGGSGEMRFITDKNPTYYIDGKKVSKKRFSKLNPSEIKSMDVVKDEDDNGRIYVTTKKKKNKIK; this is encoded by the coding sequence ATGGAGATCTACTTGCTGAAATCGACACTCTGCCTGGCGATCTTTTTCGCCATCTACAAGGGAGTACTGGAAAACCAGCCTGTACATCGCTTCAAGAGATTCTATCTTCTGATCGCAATGGTTGCTTCCCTGACCTTTCCGTTGGTAACCTTTGAGGTAACTAATTATATCTCTAAGGAAGAGCTGGGACAAGTTATCGTCTACCAAGACAATGGGGTACAGGAAATTTCCAACACCATTAATTGGTCGCTTTGGCTTTGGGGTATTTATGTCTTCGGTGTTTTAGTGATGTTCAGTCGCTTTATGATCAACCTAATGGATATTTTCCAGAAGATCGATGCTAATCCAAAGAGGAAAGAAGGGTCCATCACCCATGTTTTGATGCGGGAAAGGATTACTCCTCATACCTTTTTACGATTCATCTTCTTTCAAAAATCAGCGATAGAAAAACAAGAGATCCCGGAATCTGTCTTGATCCACGAACACACCCATGCCAAACAAGCTCATTCCCTGGATATCATCCTGATCGAGCTGCTGCAGGTTGTTTTCTGGTTCAACCCGCTATTCTACCTGCTGAAGAAGTCGATTAAACTAAATCACGAATTCTTGGCCGATCAGGCAGTGATCGATCAGGGCAAAAATATTGGGGAATACCAACACACCTTATTGGATTTCTCCACCCTGCAAAATGCACACCCCATGGCGAACGCCATGGACTATTCATCCATCAAAAAACGTTTAACCATTATGAAAAAATCACATTCAAAATGGAAGTCACGACTGGGAGTATCCCTGGTCCTTCCATTACTCGCTGTCATGTTGTACAGCTTCAGTTCGAGAACGGTACACGAGGTGCCCGTTTATAACGAATCCATGGAGACGGAGATCGAACTGGTGGACCAGGTCATTTCCAAAGAGATCGAGATTCGAATAAAGAAAAATACCATAGAGGTCAATGGGCAATCAACGAAACTGGATAATTTTGCGGCTACCGTAGACCGAGTGACCTCATCCTGGAGTGAACAAGACTATATGGACGCCAAATTTGATATTTCTATCTCCAATCCAGACAAAGGATTTGTTGAAAAGGTCAATCGGGAATTCAAAAAGACCAAGCTCTATAAGGCTAGACCCAATGACTTTGGATTGGTTCCGCCTCCGCCACCTCCACCGGATGCAATAAATGCAAAGACCCCTCCTCCGCCTCCTCCGCCTCCACCAGCACCGAAGGTGAAAATAGTCAAGGACGGAGTAACTGTCATCGAGGAGATCGAGGTAGATTCTCCAGGTTCTGAGATCATTGTGATCGAAGAGATAGAAAACGATAATGGCAAGGTGATCATCAAGAACAAGGAAGGAAAAGTCCTAAAGGAAGTACCTTCTGATGCAGAGGTTATCGAGATCATCGAGATCAAGGAAGATGCTGATAAGTCCGTTTATAAGGTAAAGACAACCAAGTCCGGTAAAGAAGTCAAGATCGTCGAAATAGGTGACGAGGATGTCATCAAAGTTGGAGGGTCAGGAGAAATGCGGTTCATCACCGATAAGAATCCAACCTATTATATTGATGGCAAAAAGGTATCTAAAAAGAGATTTTCCAAACTGAATCCTTCTGAGATCAAATCCATGGATGTAGTAAAAGACGAGGACGACAACGGCAGGATCTACGTCACCACTAAAAAGAAGAAAAACAAGATAAAGTAA
- a CDS encoding proline racemase family protein yields MRIYNRITEQAQARIPKDWLQIQTVDMHTGGEPLRVIISGYPPLEGNNILEYRRYCKKHLDYLRQALMFEPRGHADMYGCLIVPPNDPKADFGVIFMHNEGYSTMCGHAVIALSTLVAEQGWMDIEEGMNTLRIDAPCGRIESHIQVEKGKVVDVNFHGVPSFVIALDQEVDVPGIGRVVYDLAYGGAFYAYVDLDKNKLELDLHAHSTDKLIDHGRRIKQAVIEHGIGFHHPFEADLSFLYGTIFIGPPISEIADSRNVCIFADGEVDRSPTGSGVSGRMAIHHARNEIEAGDVLTIESITGSLFTGSVVNVQTYGPFTAVIPEVSGTAHMTGIHTFIIDPRDPFKDGFLLR; encoded by the coding sequence ATGCGAATTTATAATCGTATAACTGAACAAGCCCAAGCCCGCATCCCGAAAGATTGGCTCCAGATTCAGACCGTTGACATGCATACCGGAGGAGAACCGCTCAGGGTGATCATCTCTGGGTATCCACCCCTGGAGGGCAACAACATCCTGGAATACAGACGCTACTGTAAGAAACATCTTGACTACTTGAGACAGGCTTTGATGTTTGAACCACGAGGTCATGCCGATATGTATGGTTGCCTGATCGTACCACCCAATGACCCCAAGGCAGATTTTGGTGTTATTTTTATGCACAACGAGGGTTATTCGACCATGTGTGGACATGCCGTCATCGCTCTATCTACTCTGGTTGCGGAGCAAGGTTGGATGGACATTGAAGAAGGGATGAACACACTGAGAATTGATGCGCCATGTGGTCGAATTGAATCGCATATACAGGTCGAAAAAGGAAAAGTTGTGGACGTGAATTTTCATGGGGTACCGAGCTTTGTGATTGCATTGGATCAGGAGGTCGATGTCCCAGGAATTGGAAGAGTGGTCTACGATCTGGCATACGGTGGAGCCTTTTATGCCTATGTAGATCTGGACAAGAATAAATTAGAACTAGATCTGCACGCTCATTCCACCGATAAGTTGATCGATCATGGAAGAAGAATTAAGCAGGCCGTAATAGAACATGGAATCGGATTTCATCATCCGTTTGAAGCGGATCTCTCATTTCTCTACGGTACCATTTTCATCGGCCCTCCGATTTCTGAGATCGCGGATAGTCGAAATGTTTGCATCTTCGCGGACGGCGAAGTGGACCGATCACCAACGGGCTCCGGAGTTTCGGGCAGGATGGCCATCCATCACGCCAGGAACGAAATTGAGGCTGGAGATGTGCTTACCATAGAAAGTATTACTGGTTCTCTTTTTACTGGAAGTGTGGTAAATGTACAAACCTATGGACCATTCACTGCGGTAATACCAGAAGTTTCCGGAACGGCTCATATGACAGGAATCCACACTTTTATAATTGACCCAAGAGATCCTTTTAAGGATGGATTTTTATTGCGCTAA
- a CDS encoding dipeptidase — MKSAKSYIQEHKDRFIQELIDLLKIPSISADSAYKDDVIKTAQAIKNSLENAGCDVVEICETPGYPIVYGEKMIDPNLPTVLVYGHYDVQPPDPLDLWDSPPFEPVIKATELHPDGAIFARGSCDDKGQMYMHVKAMEYMTQTDQLPCNVKFMIEGEEEVGSESLGWFVERNQQKLANDIILISDTGMIANDVPSITTGLRGLSYVEVEVTGPNRDLHSGLYGGAVANPINILTKMIASLHDENNHITIPGFYDKVEELSQSERDAMAEAPFSLEAYQNALNIESVYGEAGYTTNERNSIRPTLDVNGIWGGYTGEGAKTVIASKAYAKISMRLVPNQEWTEITELFQNHFESIAPAGVEVKVTPHHGGQAYVTPIDTIGYQAASKAYESTFGKTPIPQRSGGSIPIVALFEKELGSKTILMGFGLDSDAIHSPNEHYGIWNYLKGIETIPQFYHHFVELSRES, encoded by the coding sequence ATGAAGAGTGCCAAATCCTATATCCAAGAACACAAAGATCGCTTTATCCAAGAGCTGATCGATCTGTTGAAGATACCTTCTATTAGTGCCGACTCAGCCTATAAAGATGATGTCATTAAAACTGCTCAGGCTATCAAAAATAGTCTTGAAAATGCGGGATGTGACGTTGTTGAGATCTGTGAGACACCTGGCTATCCCATTGTTTATGGAGAAAAGATGATCGATCCGAATCTGCCAACGGTATTGGTATACGGGCACTATGATGTACAACCTCCAGACCCGTTGGATCTTTGGGACAGTCCGCCGTTTGAGCCGGTGATCAAGGCAACGGAACTGCACCCGGACGGCGCAATATTTGCGAGAGGTTCATGTGACGATAAAGGGCAAATGTACATGCATGTCAAAGCCATGGAATACATGACCCAAACCGATCAGCTGCCATGCAATGTGAAGTTCATGATAGAAGGTGAAGAAGAAGTAGGAAGTGAATCCCTTGGTTGGTTTGTAGAGCGAAACCAGCAAAAACTCGCTAATGACATCATCCTTATATCCGATACGGGTATGATCGCCAATGATGTACCATCTATTACAACAGGACTCCGTGGCTTGAGCTATGTGGAAGTAGAGGTGACCGGACCGAATAGAGACCTGCATTCCGGACTTTACGGTGGTGCCGTTGCAAACCCGATCAACATACTGACGAAGATGATCGCCTCCTTACACGACGAGAACAACCACATCACCATTCCAGGATTTTATGATAAGGTCGAAGAATTGAGCCAATCCGAAAGAGACGCCATGGCCGAGGCCCCTTTTAGCCTGGAGGCTTATCAAAACGCTCTGAATATTGAATCCGTCTACGGAGAGGCGGGCTATACCACCAACGAACGAAACTCCATCCGTCCTACTTTGGATGTAAATGGAATTTGGGGAGGTTATACTGGCGAAGGAGCCAAGACCGTAATAGCCAGCAAGGCTTATGCTAAGATCAGTATGCGATTAGTTCCTAACCAGGAATGGACCGAGATTACGGAGTTGTTCCAAAATCACTTTGAAAGCATCGCCCCTGCAGGAGTAGAAGTGAAGGTTACACCTCATCATGGGGGACAAGCCTATGTAACACCGATTGACACTATCGGTTACCAGGCCGCTTCCAAAGCCTATGAAAGTACATTTGGTAAAACTCCTATCCCTCAGCGCAGTGGGGGAAGTATTCCTATTGTGGCCTTGTTCGAAAAAGAGTTGGGCAGTAAAACGATCTTAATGGGATTTGGCCTGGACAGCGATGCCATCCATTCGCCTAATGAACATTATGGTATTTGGAATTACCTAAAAGGAATAGAGACCATACCGCAATTTTATCATCACTTCGTGGAGTTGAGTCGTGAGTCGTGA
- a CDS encoding BlaI/MecI/CopY family transcriptional regulator, with product MQLSNAEEQLMQILWKKKRAFMKDLVEAYPEPKPAMTTVATLLKRMQDKQFVNYDQKGRSREYFPLVKKQDYFSRQMNGMIKNFFNDSASQFASFFTQQTDLSKTELEELRKIIDQEIKKK from the coding sequence ATGCAATTATCCAATGCCGAAGAGCAATTAATGCAGATCCTTTGGAAAAAGAAGAGAGCCTTCATGAAGGACTTGGTCGAAGCCTACCCAGAACCTAAGCCGGCTATGACAACAGTGGCAACCCTCCTAAAGCGCATGCAGGACAAACAGTTTGTTAACTACGACCAAAAAGGACGTTCTCGAGAGTATTTTCCGCTTGTCAAGAAGCAGGACTATTTTTCTCGGCAGATGAACGGAATGATCAAGAACTTTTTTAATGATTCCGCTAGTCAGTTCGCTTCGTTCTTTACACAACAAACCGATCTAAGTAAAACGGAATTGGAAGAATTGCGCAAGATCATCGATCAGGAAATCAAAAAGAAATAA
- a CDS encoding PAS domain-containing sensor histidine kinase — MSNDRSDILQRALKRERLARKESERILEIKSSELYELTQDLQRANKQLKASVTEKNSQLQGIFTNILDAYVVMDLAGNILRMNESAEQLLDYSLKDGRKNLLDFVAADDIRHTQESYNSLRENGMIENFEVRLSIGEGLEKWVQINASLIYDFNKRPVAAQGIARDITESMADKQLIENQKRELDIIVDNSSLGIILAEDQRIIKANQAFCDLLGYEETELVNMRISDLTLPQDMIDSKKLLDGLESGDISEFSQEKRYKRKDHSVVWARTKVSMLSDIENKVKYQVAIVEDITAEREKSLMINVINEVAKAILGEIDLYRIAWEIVHRIAEYLNADDCVIYIVDHRNGQLEQIAAFGAKAPSGEEVIDQIIIPLGQGIVGSVASSGQSEIIKNTDQDPRYIVDDAFRLSEITVPILSNGKVIAVIDSEHKDADYFTTEHLKALHNVANLVSMQIQNALNLQERLKAERRSKELLEQLEASNAELEEYAHIVSHDLKSPLRNIYALVDWIKQDNKVAWDEKTLRNFDLIGKTLEKMEGLITGILSYSSINNESFQSKEIHVDQVITDALQLLHVPSHIEIIVDDNFPKIKGDQTRLIQLYQNLIGNAIRYTDKEQGQIRVFWKEVDGQNVFGVADNGVGIDSIYHEKIFKIFESLSDIKESTGVGLSIVKKIIDLHQGRIWLESGVGTGTTFYFTLNKKPKE, encoded by the coding sequence ATGAGCAATGACCGTTCAGACATACTCCAGAGAGCACTCAAGCGAGAGCGACTTGCTCGTAAGGAATCGGAACGTATCCTGGAAATCAAATCTTCTGAGCTATATGAGCTAACCCAGGATCTGCAACGGGCCAATAAGCAGTTGAAAGCTTCAGTAACTGAGAAGAATTCGCAGTTACAGGGTATTTTCACCAATATATTGGACGCCTATGTGGTTATGGATCTAGCGGGGAATATCCTCAGGATGAATGAGTCCGCAGAGCAACTACTGGATTATTCGTTGAAAGACGGCAGGAAGAATCTCCTTGATTTTGTGGCGGCGGATGATATTCGACATACCCAGGAGTCGTACAATTCACTTAGAGAAAATGGGATGATCGAAAATTTCGAGGTTCGACTTAGCATAGGTGAAGGATTAGAGAAATGGGTACAGATCAATGCTAGTTTAATTTATGATTTTAACAAGAGACCGGTCGCTGCACAGGGTATCGCACGAGATATTACCGAATCAATGGCCGATAAACAACTCATTGAGAACCAAAAAAGGGAATTGGACATCATTGTGGACAACTCCTCATTGGGAATCATATTGGCCGAAGATCAGAGAATAATAAAAGCCAATCAGGCTTTTTGTGATCTTTTAGGTTACGAAGAGACCGAGCTTGTGAATATGAGAATCTCGGACCTAACCTTGCCACAGGACATGATAGACTCTAAAAAGTTGTTGGATGGGCTTGAATCAGGTGATATTAGTGAGTTTTCACAGGAGAAGAGATATAAAAGAAAAGACCATTCGGTTGTTTGGGCCCGTACGAAAGTGAGTATGTTAAGCGACATAGAGAACAAGGTCAAGTATCAGGTGGCCATAGTGGAGGACATAACAGCAGAAAGGGAGAAGAGCTTGATGATCAATGTGATCAATGAAGTGGCGAAAGCCATTTTAGGAGAGATTGACCTCTACCGGATTGCCTGGGAGATCGTTCACCGTATTGCAGAGTATCTCAACGCAGATGATTGTGTCATCTATATTGTTGACCACCGTAATGGCCAATTAGAACAAATTGCCGCATTTGGAGCCAAAGCCCCATCCGGGGAAGAAGTTATCGATCAGATCATCATCCCCCTGGGACAAGGGATCGTAGGATCCGTAGCCTCCTCCGGGCAATCCGAGATCATCAAGAATACGGATCAGGACCCTCGGTATATTGTGGATGACGCTTTCCGATTGTCAGAGATCACGGTCCCAATTTTATCCAATGGAAAGGTGATTGCAGTCATTGATTCTGAACACAAGGATGCAGATTATTTTACCACAGAACACTTAAAAGCATTGCATAATGTGGCCAATTTGGTGTCCATGCAAATTCAGAATGCCCTCAACTTACAAGAACGACTAAAGGCTGAAAGAAGGAGTAAAGAGCTTCTGGAACAATTAGAGGCGAGTAATGCCGAATTGGAAGAATACGCCCATATCGTTTCCCACGACTTGAAGTCACCTTTGCGCAACATTTATGCCCTGGTAGATTGGATCAAACAGGACAATAAGGTAGCTTGGGACGAAAAAACGCTTCGAAACTTTGATCTGATTGGCAAGACCCTGGAGAAAATGGAGGGGCTGATTACGGGAATTTTATCCTACAGTAGTATCAACAATGAATCCTTTCAGTCTAAAGAGATTCATGTTGATCAGGTCATAACGGATGCATTACAATTACTTCATGTTCCCAGTCACATAGAAATCATTGTCGATGACAATTTTCCAAAGATAAAGGGAGATCAAACGCGTTTGATCCAGTTGTATCAGAACCTGATCGGGAATGCCATTCGGTATACCGATAAAGAGCAAGGACAAATCCGTGTATTTTGGAAAGAAGTCGATGGCCAAAACGTCTTTGGCGTGGCAGATAATGGGGTAGGTATCGATTCTATATACCATGAAAAGATCTTTAAAATATTCGAGTCTTTGAGTGACATTAAGGAATCGACCGGAGTTGGGCTTTCCATTGTAAAAAAGATCATCGATCTCCATCAAGGCAGAATCTGGTTGGAAAGCGGAGTTGGAACAGGGACCACATTCTATTTCACCTTAAACAAAAAACCAAAAGAATGA
- a CDS encoding response regulator: protein MRVLLIEDDLIEKMKFEKTMKGHDSGHAMVSVKNGEEAIEFLAQNKELPDLIFLDLNMPKMNGLEFLQILREHKSWCYLPTVILTTSMNTKDLKKAYELGVSGYIIKPLKFEEYVDRIEKALSYWSINELIKSN, encoded by the coding sequence ATGCGCGTACTGTTGATTGAAGACGATCTTATCGAGAAGATGAAATTTGAAAAGACGATGAAGGGACACGATTCTGGTCATGCCATGGTGAGTGTTAAAAATGGGGAAGAGGCGATCGAATTTTTAGCACAGAATAAGGAATTGCCAGATTTGATCTTTCTGGATCTGAATATGCCAAAAATGAATGGTTTGGAGTTTTTACAGATTCTAAGAGAACACAAAAGCTGGTGCTATTTACCCACCGTCATACTGACCACCTCGATGAATACCAAGGATTTGAAAAAGGCATATGAGCTTGGTGTCTCGGGCTACATAATCAAGCCTTTAAAGTTCGAAGAATACGTGGACCGAATCGAAAAAGCATTATCTTATTGGAGTATCAACGAGTTGATCAAATCAAATTAA
- a CDS encoding DUF4407 domain-containing protein, translated as MLQRFFILCSGADTDLLEECSAGEKTKYAGIGATVFFTAVMAAIASSFALYTVFDNYYTAIFFGLIWGMMIFNLDRYIVSTLKKRENFFDEIIQAAPRLMLAVIIAIVISKPLELKIFEKEINQVLLEEKNQMTLDNKEQLALQYTPTLDSLSGEIDALKQEVVDKETEVNELYGTYIAEAEGREGTLIVGKGPVYKEKREKHDDELAALQALRTDNNERIETIEGQIASLSQEYSSKVAESQPVIDGFGGLMARVNALEKLPWLPSFFIFLLFLAVESAPIVAKLLSPKGAYDLKLAEQESAVKSWVDQQQAQREVLVTTDREVNNRVYADIAEEQELYDYKRKRARELMQMQADAFYKKQKGLL; from the coding sequence ATGCTACAACGTTTCTTTATTTTGTGTTCGGGCGCTGACACGGATCTGCTGGAAGAATGCTCGGCAGGAGAAAAGACCAAATATGCCGGTATTGGTGCAACGGTCTTTTTTACGGCGGTTATGGCCGCTATTGCCTCTTCCTTTGCCCTATACACTGTCTTTGACAATTACTATACCGCCATTTTCTTCGGACTGATCTGGGGAATGATGATCTTCAACCTGGACCGATATATCGTCTCGACCCTGAAGAAACGAGAGAATTTCTTCGACGAAATAATCCAGGCCGCTCCCCGACTGATGCTGGCCGTCATCATAGCTATTGTCATTTCCAAACCATTGGAATTGAAGATCTTCGAAAAGGAGATTAATCAGGTCTTATTAGAGGAGAAGAATCAGATGACCCTGGATAACAAAGAGCAACTGGCCCTTCAATATACTCCAACCCTGGATAGCCTAAGCGGAGAGATCGACGCGCTAAAACAGGAGGTGGTAGACAAGGAAACCGAAGTCAACGAGCTATACGGCACCTATATCGCGGAAGCGGAAGGCAGAGAAGGAACTCTGATCGTTGGCAAGGGACCTGTTTATAAAGAAAAGCGAGAAAAACACGATGACGAACTCGCTGCTTTGCAAGCACTAAGAACAGACAACAACGAGAGAATTGAGACCATAGAAGGTCAGATTGCTTCTTTAAGCCAGGAATACAGCAGTAAGGTGGCCGAGAGCCAACCGGTGATCGATGGATTCGGCGGACTGATGGCCAGAGTCAACGCACTGGAGAAGCTACCCTGGCTTCCCTCCTTCTTTATCTTTTTACTGTTCCTGGCTGTAGAATCGGCTCCTATTGTCGCCAAACTACTGTCTCCTAAAGGTGCTTACGATCTCAAACTGGCAGAACAAGAAAGTGCAGTTAAGTCTTGGGTGGATCAGCAACAAGCTCAAAGAGAAGTACTGGTGACCACAGACCGAGAAGTGAATAATCGTGTATATGCAGATATTGCAGAAGAGCAAGAACTGTACGATTACAAACGCAAGCGGGCTCGCGAATTAATGCAAATGCAAGCCGACGCTTTCTACAAGAAACAAAAAGGCCTGCTTTAA
- a CDS encoding Hpt domain-containing protein, with amino-acid sequence MMSPNLSYIDKIAAGDHNFRKKLISIIKQELPQEIELYEDHIQNGTFEQRAGIVHKIKHKVSLLGMDNGYALTAKYEENLRNGSLDGKENFDQILKRIITFIEEL; translated from the coding sequence ATGATGTCCCCAAATCTTTCTTATATCGATAAAATAGCAGCCGGCGATCATAATTTCCGGAAGAAACTCATTTCGATCATTAAACAAGAGCTTCCACAAGAGATCGAACTGTATGAAGATCATATTCAAAATGGAACCTTCGAACAACGAGCTGGGATCGTGCACAAGATCAAACATAAGGTTAGTTTGCTCGGAATGGATAATGGGTATGCGCTCACGGCGAAGTATGAAGAGAACCTCAGAAATGGCAGCTTGGATGGAAAAGAAAATTTTGATCAAATTCTGAAACGAATTATTACCTTTATTGAAGAATTGTAA